From a single Kitasatospora sp. NBC_00458 genomic region:
- a CDS encoding dihydrofolate reductase family protein, with protein sequence MTAQRRIVAGLFISLDGVVEAPETWHFPYMNDEMGAAVGEMNAAADTLLLGRKTYEAFAAAWPHQSGELADAINGIRKLVASTTLTGVEWNNSSVIEGDVVTALKELRQQPGGNINLTGSIGLTRTLLEAGLVDELRLLVHPVVLGTGLRLFPEGSARVPLKLTRSVTFSTGVLDLTYQPA encoded by the coding sequence ATGACCGCACAACGCAGGATCGTGGCCGGCCTGTTCATCTCGCTGGACGGAGTCGTGGAAGCGCCGGAAACCTGGCACTTCCCCTACATGAACGACGAGATGGGCGCCGCCGTCGGCGAGATGAACGCCGCGGCCGACACCCTGCTGCTGGGGCGGAAGACCTACGAGGCGTTCGCCGCCGCCTGGCCGCACCAGAGCGGCGAACTGGCCGACGCCATCAACGGCATCCGCAAGCTGGTCGCCTCCACCACCCTGACCGGTGTGGAGTGGAACAACTCCAGCGTCATCGAGGGCGACGTCGTCACGGCGCTCAAGGAGCTCCGTCAGCAGCCCGGCGGGAACATCAACCTGACCGGCAGCATCGGCCTCACCCGCACCCTGCTGGAGGCGGGGCTGGTCGACGAACTCCGGCTGCTCGTCCACCCGGTGGTGCTGGGCACCGGGCTGCGGCTCTTCCCCGAGGGCTCCGCCCGGGTGCCGCTCAAGCTCACCCGCTCGGTCACCTTCTCCACCGGCGTGCTGGACCTGACCTACCAGCCCGCCTGA
- a CDS encoding SDR family oxidoreductase produces the protein MIVITGATGNVGQELVRILTAAGEEVTGVSRRPGGLPDGVRHLQADLADPASLRTALHGADALFLLVAGEAPEEILDEARAAGVRRVVLLSSQGAGTRPEVYRHPVAFEEAVRRSGLDWTVLRSGGLDSNAYAWAESIRADRTAAAPFGDVGLPTVDPADVAEVAAAVLRGDGHAGRTYELTGPAPVTPRERAGAIGGAVGEAVRFVEQTRAEARAQMLAFMPEPVVEGTLAILGEPLPAEQAVSPDVERVLGRAPRTFADWAARTAPAFR, from the coding sequence ATGATCGTCATCACGGGTGCGACGGGCAACGTCGGCCAGGAGCTCGTCCGGATCCTCACCGCGGCCGGTGAGGAGGTGACCGGCGTCTCCCGGCGACCGGGCGGACTGCCCGACGGCGTCCGGCACCTGCAGGCCGACCTGGCCGATCCGGCGAGCCTGCGCACCGCCCTCCACGGAGCCGACGCCCTGTTCCTGCTCGTCGCCGGCGAGGCCCCCGAGGAGATCCTCGACGAGGCCCGGGCCGCCGGGGTGCGACGCGTCGTCCTCCTCTCCTCCCAGGGCGCCGGCACCCGGCCGGAGGTCTACCGCCACCCCGTGGCCTTCGAGGAGGCCGTCCGCCGCTCGGGTCTCGACTGGACGGTGCTGCGCTCCGGCGGCCTCGACTCGAACGCCTACGCCTGGGCCGAGTCGATCCGGGCCGACCGGACCGCCGCCGCGCCGTTCGGCGACGTCGGACTGCCCACCGTCGACCCGGCCGACGTCGCCGAGGTCGCGGCCGCCGTCCTGCGCGGGGACGGCCACGCGGGCCGGACGTACGAACTCACCGGACCGGCCCCGGTCACCCCGCGCGAGCGGGCCGGGGCGATCGGCGGGGCGGTGGGCGAGGCGGTGCGGTTCGTCGAGCAGACCCGCGCCGAGGCCCGCGCGCAGATGCTGGCGTTCATGCCCGAGCCGGTGGTGGAGGGCACCCTCGCCATCCTCGGCGAGCCGCTGCCCGCCGAGCAGGCCGTGAGCCCCGACGTCGAGCGCGTCCTCGGCCGGGCACCGCGCACCTTCGCGGACTGGGCCGCCCGTACCGCCCCCGCCTTCCGCTGA
- a CDS encoding haloalkane dehalogenase yields MPVQPVLDSTMYHRELGAGAPTVFLHGNPTSSHLWRDVLPAVGAPGRLLAPDLIGMGESGKPDLAYTFADHARYLDAWFDALGLEEVVLVGHDWGGALAFDWAARHPGRVRGIAFTETIVKPMAWEEFPEGGRHLFRAIRTPQVGEAMVLDDNLFIEQALPGSVATPLSPEDLDVYRRPYPTRESRRPLLQWPRSMPLGEEPADVVARIRAYDRWLATSTDVPKLLLTFAPGPGAMMGPEIVDWCAENIAALEIEHSDAVAGHHTPEDQPLAIAAALTGWAKRHELR; encoded by the coding sequence TTGCCCGTTCAGCCCGTACTCGACTCCACCATGTACCACCGGGAGCTCGGCGCAGGTGCGCCCACGGTCTTCCTGCACGGCAACCCCACCTCCTCCCACCTCTGGCGGGACGTCCTCCCGGCCGTCGGCGCGCCGGGCCGGCTGCTGGCCCCCGACCTGATCGGCATGGGCGAGTCCGGCAAGCCCGACCTCGCCTACACCTTCGCCGACCACGCCCGCTACCTGGACGCCTGGTTCGACGCACTCGGACTGGAGGAGGTGGTGCTGGTCGGACACGACTGGGGCGGCGCCCTCGCCTTCGACTGGGCCGCCCGGCACCCCGGACGGGTGCGCGGCATCGCGTTCACCGAGACCATCGTCAAGCCGATGGCCTGGGAGGAGTTCCCCGAGGGCGGCCGCCACCTGTTCCGGGCGATCCGGACGCCGCAGGTGGGCGAGGCCATGGTCCTCGACGACAACCTCTTCATCGAGCAGGCCCTTCCCGGCTCGGTCGCCACCCCCCTCTCCCCCGAGGACCTCGACGTCTACCGCCGCCCCTACCCCACCCGGGAGAGCCGCCGCCCGCTGCTCCAGTGGCCGCGGTCGATGCCGCTCGGCGAGGAGCCCGCCGACGTCGTGGCCAGGATCCGCGCGTACGACCGGTGGCTGGCGACCAGCACCGACGTGCCCAAACTGCTGCTCACCTTCGCGCCCGGCCCCGGCGCCATGATGGGCCCGGAGATCGTCGACTGGTGCGCGGAGAACATCGCCGCCCTGGAGATCGAGCACAGCGACGCCGTCGCCGGACACCACACGCCGGAGGACCAGCCCCTCGCGATCGCCGCCGCCCTCACCGGCTGGGCGAAGCGCCACGAGCTCCGCTGA
- a CDS encoding LysE family translocator, whose translation MLDLPLYLAFVAAALALCVTPGPDMMFVVAMGGRGGPATGVMAALGVAFGATVHAVAAMLGLSSVFAHLPVLYHVLRWAGAAYLVLLAVQAFRDRSPLGADGTDGTGDGGGEADGAASGRLRAFWKGAVTNLLNPKVIMFNIAFLPQFVNPGLGHVTGQFLVLGVTLVAVGLAVDASVGVLAGRLAALLRRSRRVARGLNVFSGAVFGALAVRLVTAPD comes from the coding sequence ATGCTGGACCTACCGCTGTACCTGGCCTTCGTGGCCGCCGCTCTGGCCCTGTGCGTCACCCCGGGCCCCGACATGATGTTCGTGGTGGCCATGGGCGGCCGCGGCGGGCCGGCGACGGGGGTGATGGCCGCCCTGGGAGTGGCGTTCGGGGCGACGGTGCACGCGGTGGCCGCCATGCTCGGCCTCTCGTCGGTGTTCGCCCACCTCCCCGTGCTGTACCACGTGTTGCGCTGGGCGGGCGCGGCCTACCTCGTCCTCCTCGCCGTCCAGGCGTTCCGCGACCGCTCGCCGCTCGGCGCCGACGGCACCGACGGCACCGGTGACGGCGGGGGCGAGGCCGACGGTGCCGCGTCCGGCCGGCTGCGCGCCTTCTGGAAGGGCGCCGTCACGAACCTGCTCAACCCCAAGGTGATCATGTTCAACATCGCGTTCCTGCCACAGTTCGTGAACCCCGGACTGGGGCACGTGACCGGGCAGTTCCTGGTCCTCGGCGTGACGCTGGTGGCCGTCGGACTGGCCGTCGACGCCTCGGTGGGCGTACTGGCCGGCAGGCTGGCGGCACTGCTCCGGCGGAGCCGCCGGGTGGCCCGGGGGCTGAACGTCTTCAGCGGCGCCGTGTTCGGAGCCCTGGCCGTCCGGCTGGTCACGGCCCCGGACTAG
- a CDS encoding TetR/AcrR family transcriptional regulator, which translates to MTDSKNSRRAPGKRERLAAAAARVLHEKGVEQTTLADIARAADVPVGNVYYYFKTKNELVEAAIDAHAQGLRTLTDALDELPTPQDRLKALLNGWIEQRELTARYGCPTGSLASELDKRADGLDGAVAEVMRRLVDWAARQFGAMGREDDARELAVALVASYQGISLLTNTFREPELMAVEGRRLERWIDSLA; encoded by the coding sequence GTGACTGACTCAAAGAACTCCCGGCGAGCGCCGGGCAAGCGGGAACGGCTGGCGGCCGCGGCGGCCCGGGTGCTGCACGAGAAGGGGGTCGAACAGACCACCCTCGCCGACATCGCCCGCGCGGCGGACGTCCCGGTCGGCAACGTCTACTACTACTTCAAGACCAAGAACGAGCTGGTCGAGGCCGCGATCGACGCGCACGCGCAGGGCCTGCGGACCCTGACCGACGCGCTCGACGAACTCCCCACCCCGCAGGACCGGCTGAAGGCGCTGCTGAACGGCTGGATCGAGCAGCGCGAACTCACGGCCCGGTACGGCTGCCCCACCGGCAGCCTGGCCTCGGAGCTCGACAAGCGGGCCGACGGCCTCGACGGGGCCGTCGCCGAGGTCATGCGGCGCCTCGTCGACTGGGCGGCGCGGCAGTTCGGGGCGATGGGACGGGAGGATGACGCCCGCGAGCTCGCGGTCGCCCTGGTCGCCTCCTATCAGGGGATCTCGCTGCTCACCAACACCTTCCGCGAGCCCGAGCTGATGGCCGTCGAGGGGCGTCGCCTGGAGCGGTGGATCGACTCGCTCGCCTGA
- a CDS encoding MMPL family transporter yields MTLTLEPAADQRVPLLRRLGRLLVDRRRAVLITGTVLLVVAAALGAGAQKALSLSRFEAPGSQSDRASEVLHREFGHGSPNMILLVTAKHGTVDDPAVAAAGQALATELGTSAGVRTTGSYWGQGNSPALASTDRTKALVTAWLDGTATESRERLADLSPKFTRETADVRIEVGGQDEVFRQVGAQARKDFLGAEAIVLPAVLLLLLAVYRRWSAAGLTIGVGLFSVLATLTLLRGVTLFTEVSTFAANLALVMGLGLGIDYSLFVISRFREESAAGHDKHTAVVRAVERAGRTVIFSGITVAISLLALFAFPFPFLRSFAYAGVFVVLTAIVGAVVLLPAALAAVGHRVLRPDAAGAGPVEDGRWYRFTQRVMARPLAFGTAVVALLLLLGAPFLGVKFGLPDERVLPAEATSRVVQQQIRDGFPARETDALQIVATGVADPKGTTGQTDAYAAKLSALPGVFQVDTFTGSYTDGRLRTGPTADSARFATGSGVWLTVIPEEAALAGDMPGLVGQVRDEGAPYQVQVGGFPADMTDFRSGLLSALPLVAGLILVPTFILLFLMTGSLLIPAKATVSNLLSLTVMFGALVWGFQDGNLAGLLDFTSAGSMEPSIPILMFCIAYGLSMDYEVFIVSRIKEEHDRGADTRTAVATGIQRSAPLITAAAGILALTFAVYATGSVVFLKELGVGLALAVLVDALLIRAVLLPAVMRLAGDANWWAPAPLRRLHTRFGLTEAAAD; encoded by the coding sequence ATGACGCTCACCCTCGAACCCGCGGCCGACCAGCGGGTGCCGCTGTTGCGGAGGCTAGGCCGACTGCTGGTCGACCGGCGGCGCGCGGTCCTGATCACGGGCACCGTGCTGCTGGTGGTCGCCGCCGCCCTCGGCGCCGGCGCCCAGAAGGCGCTCTCCCTCTCGCGCTTCGAGGCGCCCGGTTCGCAGTCCGACCGGGCCTCGGAGGTGCTGCACCGCGAGTTCGGCCACGGCAGCCCCAACATGATCCTGCTGGTCACCGCCAAGCACGGCACCGTCGACGACCCCGCCGTCGCCGCGGCCGGCCAGGCCCTGGCCACCGAACTCGGCACCTCGGCCGGCGTCCGGACCACCGGCTCCTACTGGGGGCAGGGCAACAGCCCCGCGCTGGCCTCCACCGACCGGACCAAGGCCCTCGTGACGGCCTGGCTGGACGGCACCGCCACCGAGTCCCGTGAGCGGCTCGCCGACCTGTCACCGAAGTTCACCCGGGAGACCGCCGACGTCAGGATCGAGGTCGGCGGCCAGGACGAGGTCTTCCGGCAGGTCGGCGCCCAGGCCCGGAAGGACTTCCTCGGCGCCGAGGCGATCGTGCTGCCCGCCGTGCTGCTCCTCCTGCTCGCCGTCTACCGCCGCTGGTCGGCCGCCGGGCTGACCATCGGCGTGGGCCTCTTCTCGGTGCTCGCCACCCTGACGCTGCTCCGCGGCGTCACCCTGTTCACCGAGGTCTCGACCTTCGCCGCCAACCTCGCCCTGGTGATGGGCCTGGGCCTCGGCATCGACTACAGCCTGTTCGTGATCTCCCGCTTCCGCGAGGAGAGCGCCGCCGGCCACGACAAGCACACCGCCGTGGTGCGGGCCGTCGAGCGGGCCGGCCGGACGGTGATCTTCAGCGGGATCACGGTGGCCATCTCGCTCCTCGCGCTGTTCGCGTTCCCGTTCCCGTTCCTGCGCTCCTTCGCCTACGCGGGCGTGTTCGTCGTGCTCACCGCGATCGTCGGCGCCGTGGTCCTGCTGCCCGCCGCGCTCGCCGCCGTCGGCCACCGGGTGCTGCGGCCGGACGCCGCCGGAGCCGGCCCCGTCGAGGACGGCCGCTGGTACCGGTTCACCCAGCGGGTGATGGCCCGCCCGCTCGCCTTCGGCACCGCCGTGGTCGCCCTGCTGCTGCTCCTCGGGGCGCCGTTCCTGGGCGTCAAGTTCGGCCTGCCGGACGAGCGGGTGCTGCCCGCCGAGGCCACCAGCCGGGTCGTCCAGCAGCAGATCCGGGACGGCTTCCCGGCCCGTGAGACCGACGCCCTCCAGATCGTCGCCACCGGTGTCGCCGACCCGAAGGGGACCACCGGGCAGACCGACGCCTACGCGGCCAAGCTCTCCGCCCTGCCCGGCGTCTTCCAGGTCGACACCTTCACCGGCTCCTACACCGACGGCCGGCTGCGCACCGGCCCGACCGCCGACTCCGCCCGGTTCGCCACCGGCTCGGGCGTCTGGCTCACCGTGATCCCGGAGGAGGCCGCGCTCGCCGGCGACATGCCCGGCCTGGTCGGCCAGGTCCGGGACGAGGGCGCGCCGTACCAGGTCCAGGTCGGCGGGTTCCCGGCGGACATGACGGACTTCCGCTCCGGCCTGCTCTCCGCCCTGCCGCTGGTGGCCGGGCTGATCCTGGTGCCGACCTTCATCCTGCTCTTCCTGATGACCGGCAGCCTGCTGATCCCCGCCAAGGCCACCGTCTCCAACCTGCTCAGCCTCACCGTGATGTTCGGCGCCCTGGTCTGGGGCTTCCAGGACGGCAACCTGGCCGGCCTGCTCGACTTCACCTCGGCCGGCTCGATGGAGCCCAGCATCCCGATCCTGATGTTCTGCATCGCCTACGGGCTGTCGATGGACTACGAGGTCTTCATCGTGTCCCGGATCAAGGAGGAGCACGACCGCGGCGCCGACACCCGGACGGCCGTCGCCACCGGCATCCAGCGCAGCGCTCCGCTGATCACCGCGGCGGCCGGGATCCTGGCCCTGACCTTCGCGGTGTACGCCACCGGATCGGTCGTCTTCCTCAAGGAGCTCGGCGTCGGCCTCGCCCTCGCCGTCCTGGTCGACGCGCTGCTCATCCGCGCCGTCCTGCTGCCCGCCGTGATGCGTCTCGCCGGTGACGCCAACTGGTGGGCCCCGGCCCCCCTCCGCCGCCTCCACACCCGCTTCGGCCTCACCGAGGCCGCGGCCGACTGA